In Streptomyces sp. P9-A4, the genomic window CAGTTGAGGCCGCGGCCGCCCAGCACGTGCGCGTGGGCGTGGAAGACGGTCTGGCCCGCTCCGGCGCCGGTGTTGAACACGATCCGGAAACCGCTGTCGTCGACGCCGTCCTGCGCCGCGACCACGCCGGCCTCGCGCAGTATGTCGGCGGCGACGGTCGGCGCGGCGGCGGCCAGGGAGGCCGCGTCCGGGTAGTGGAGGCGCGGGATCACCAGGACGTGGGTGGGCGCCTGCGGGTTGATGTCGCGGAACGCGACGGTCGTCTCGGTCTCCCGCACGAGCGTCGCGGGCACGTCACCCGCCACGATCTTGCAGAACAGGCAGTCGCCCTGCGGCTCTCCGGCCATGGCCCGGTCCTCCTCGACTCCGTCGGTCAGTACACGCGCATGCTATCGGCCGCCTCCGACACCACCGCGTCCCCGGTCAGTCCTTGGGCGCGCGCCGGTTCAGCGCCGAGCGGCTCACCCAGTACGTGATGATCACGGCCCAGAACAGCGGGGTTCCGAGTCCGCCGACCACACCCGTGCCCAACGACCACAGGGCCATGGACACCACCGAGTAGAGCCCGAGCAGGCCCACGGCGGTGGCCATCGCGATCACCGGCCGGCAGGAGCGCGCCACCAGGAACAGCGGGCGGCGCAGCCGGGGCGGCACCCGGCGGCCCATCCACAGCACCCAGCCGCCCCAGGCGCCGACGAGCACGACCGCCCCGGTCACCAGGGGCACGACCGCCTCCGCGCCGGTCGCCCCGCTCCGGACGGCGGCGGCGCCGAACGTCGAGGCGATGAAGCCGAGCAGGGCCACCCAGCGGGCCCCGGCGACCGTGTTCCAGGCCATGGCCTCCAGGTTGTAGCGGGCCTTGCGGTCCTGGAGGTCGAGCGCGGCGGAGGCGACGAAGCCTTCGGCGGCCTGGGTCCAGGCCCCGCGCCGGAACCAGCGGCGCCGCAGCCGCAGCAGCGACAGGTTGTTGTGGGCCTCGCTGCTCTGCGGGTTGAGCCGCAGCGTCGTCTCGTACGCCCGCTGCGCGGTGGCGTGGTCGCCCCGGCGCTGGGCGGTGAGCCCCACCAGGAAATGGGCCGCGTCCTCCTCGGGGCCGAGGTTCACGGCGGTCCGCGCCGCCTCGTACGCGGCGACGGTACGCGCGGGCGTGCGCGCGTGCTCCGCGAACTGGGCGAGGGCGGTGCCGAGGGCATAGTGGCTGCCCCAGAACTGCGGGGCGAGCTCCACGGCGTGCCGGGCGGAGGCCTCCGCCTCCGGGAAGCGGCGCAGGCCCAGCAGGATCTGCACCCGCATCAGCCAGCCCATGAGCAGCTCGGGTTCGGCGCGCAGCGCCCGGTCCACGGCGTCCAGGGCGGCCGGGTGGTCCTCGGCCCGGTGGTGGCAGCGGGCGAGCAGGACGAGCGCCTCGGCGTCCTCCGGTTCGGTCGCCAGGTGCTGGGCGACGAGCTCCCCGGCCTGCGCGTACCGCCCGGTGTCGTAGAGGGCCTCGGCGCGCCGGAGCGCGGTCGGGGCGGTCACAGCTTGCGCTTCCGCTTGAGGTGGGCGAGGAGGTCGTCGTACAGGCCGCCCTCGTTGGCGAACATGGCGACGTTCCGGGCGGCGGCGAACCACGGCTCCGTGGACGGCTTGATCTGCTTGGCCGCGCCGAGCAGGTCCTTGGTGGAGATGAGGCGTACGGAGCCGCTGCGGGCGGAGTCCAGGAGGGCGGCCTCGGCGGCCGTCTCGCAGACGTGCGCGAGGTCGGCGCCGGAGAAGTCCTCGGTTGCCTTGACGAGCTTGCCGAGGTCGACGGCCTCGATGGGACGCTCGCGCAGGTGGTAGCGGAGGATCGACTCGCGGGCGGTGGCGTCCGGCGGCAGCACCAGCAGGGTGCGGTCGAGGCGGCCGGGGCGGCGCAGGGCGATGTCCACGTCCCAGGGGACGTTGGTGGCGGCGAGCACGAAGACGCCCTCGTTGCCGGCGCCGCTCGCGATGCCGTCCAGTTCGGTGAGGAGCTGGTTCACGACGTTGCGCAGGCCGCTGTGGTGGGAGCGGGAGCGCTTGGCGCCGAGGGCGTCCAGCTCGTCGAGGAAGACCACGCAGGGGGCCTGGCGGCGGGCGGTCTCGAAGATGTCGTGGATGTTCTTCTCGGAGGCCCCGATCCACATGTCGAGGACGTCGGAGAGCGAGACGGTGAGGAAGTTCGCGCCGAGCTCGCCCGCGACGGCCCGTGCGATGAACGTCTTGCCGCAGCCGGGCGGCCCGTAGAGGAGCAGGCCGCCGCGGAGCGACTTGCCGTACAGCTTGCGGAGTTCGGGGTTGCGCATGGGAGCGAGGAAGGCGGCTTCGAGCCGGTCCTTGACCTCCTCCATCCCGCCGACGTCGGCGAGGCGCACGGAGCCGGGCGCGTCGACGTCCCAGGCGGCGGCGTCCCCGGCGGCCCCCTCGCCGTCGGCGGCCTGCGGGTCCTCCAGGAACCGGGGCCCGACGACGTCCTGGACCTGCTGCTCGGCGGCGGCCCAGTCGAAGGCGGGGGGCTGGGCAGTGGACGCTTCCGGCTGTACGGGCGGGATCGCCGGCGCCTCAGGCCGTACGGGCGCTTCGGGGGCGGGCGCCGGGGCCGGCGGCATCCCCATCGCCCGCATCATCAGCGCGCGGGCGTCCGCGTCCCCCGGCGCGTGCTGGAGGGCGACGGCCGCCTCCGCGACGGCCTCGTCGGCGCGCCCCTCCGCGAGGAGGAGTTCGGCGAAGTGGAGGCGCAGGGGTACGTCACCGGGGGCGGCGGCCACAGCGGCGCGCAGACTGCGGATCAGGGGGGACTCGTCGGCCATGCGGGCCAGCCTAGGGAGCCGCCGGGGGCGGCCGTCCACCGGGTTCCGTACGTACGCGCCACCGTGGGTTCGTACGGAGCGCCACCGGGTCCGGCGCCGCCGGATCGCCCACGCGCCGCCGGGTCCGGTGCCGCCCCGGCCCCGCCCCGGCCCGCGTCCGCTAGCTCCAGCGTCCCGTGCGTCCCAGGACCAGTGCCGTCGCCGCCGTGCCGGCCGTGGAGGTGCGCAGCACGCTGCGGCCCAGCCGGTACGGGCGCGCCCCGGCCGCCTCGAAGACGGCCAGCTCCTCCGGGGAGACGCCCCCCTCGGGGCCGACGATCAGCACGACCGAGCCCTTCGCGGGGAGTTCGGCGGTGGCGAGCGCCCCGCTGGGGTGGTCGCGGTCCTCGTGCAGGACGGCCGCGAAGTCGGCCTCCGCCAGGAAGGCGGCGACCTGCTTGGTGGTCATCACCTCGGTGACCTCGGGGAACCGGGAGCGGCGCGACTGCTTGCCTGCCTCGCGCGCGGTGGACCGCCACTTGGCGAGCGCCTTGAGGCCCCGGTCGCCCTTCCACTGGGTGATGCAGCGGGAGGCGGCCCACGGAACGATCGCGTCCACCCCGGTCTCCGTCATGGTCTCGACGGCGAGTTCGCCCCGGTCGCCCTTGGGCAGCGCCTGGACGACGGTGATCCGGGGCTCCTCCTCGGGGTCCTCGTGGACCTCGTCGACCCGCACGGTGAGCTGGTCCTTGCCCTCGGCGGTCAGCACCACGCACGCCGCCCAGCGGCCCCGGCCGTCGGCGAGGACCAGTTCCTCGCCCTCCCGCAGCCGTTTCACGGAGACGGCGTGCCGCCCCTCGGGGCCGTCCAGGAGGAAGCTCCCGGCGCCGGGAACGGCGTCGACGACGAAGACGGGTGCGGTCATGAGGCGCTCCTGTGGGCCTGGCCGGAGAGGGCGGTGTCGAGTTCGGCGGCCAGCACCTCGACCAGCCGCCCGGCGGGGAGTTCGCGGGCGAGCCGGTGGCCCTGGCCGGCCCACAGGGCCATGCCCTGGGCGTCGCCGGCGGCTGCGGCGGCCTTGCGGAGCGGGGCGGTGAGGTGGTGGATCTCGGGGTAGGCGGCGGGGGCGTACGGCCCGTGCTCGCGCAGGAACCGGTTGACGAGGCCGCGCGCCGGGCGTCCGGTGAAGGCCCGGGTGAACGCGGTCCGGGTGAACAGCGGGTCGGTCAGGGCCCGCTTGTGGAGCGGGTGGGCGCCGGACTCGGGGCAGCAGAGGAACGCCGTGCCGAGCTGGGCGGCGTCGGCCCCGGCCGCGAGGACGGCGGCGATCTGCGCGCCCCGCATGATCCCGCCGGTCGCGAGGATCGGCAGGGCGACACTCTCGCGGACCTGGGTGAGGAGGGTGAGCAGCCCGGTGCCGGGGGCGTCGTCGTCGGCCGGTTCGTCGCGGAAGGTGCCCTGGTGTCCGCCGGCCTCGGTGCCCTGCACGCAGACGGCGTCGGCCCCGGCGAGCTGCGCGGCGAGGGCCTCCTCGGCGGAGGTGACGGTGACGATCGTGTACGTGCCGGCGCGGGCGAAGGCGGCGAGGGCCTCGGGCGTGGGGCAGCCGAAGGTGAAGGAGACGACGGGGACCGGGTCCTCCAGGAGGATGGCCAGTTTGCCGTCGTAGCCGTCGTCGCGGCTGTCGTCGGTCTCGCCGAGCGGGGTGTCGTACCAGGTGGCCTCGCCGGCGAGCTGGTGGCGGTAGACCTCGACGGCGGCCGGGTCGGCGGGCCGCCCGGACTGCGGCAGGAAGAGGTTGACGCCGAAGGGCCGCGAGGTGAGCGCGCGCACCTGCTTGATCTCCTGGTACATGCCTCCGGCGGTCTTGTACCCGCCGGCCAGGAAGCCGAGCGCCCCGGCCTCGCAGACGGCTCCGACGAGCTCGGGGCTGGAGCCGCCACCCGCCATGGGGGCCTGCACGATCGGAAACCGAGAGAGATCGTTCAGTGCGGTGGTGGACATATGGGCATCGTGTCATGACCCCGCTCGGGCGCCGAATCCGTACGTCGCTCGTACGTCAGGTGCGGGGCCGGTGCGCCACGGCGCCACACGTACGTCGGGTACGGGAAAGGGGCGGCCCGTGTGATCACGGCACCGCCCCTTCGTCCGTACGGGCCCTACCGCCCGTTGAACGCATCCTTCAAACGCGAGAACAAGCCCTGCTGCCCCGGCTGACTGTGTCTGCCCGGAGGACGACCCCCGGACCCCCAGCAGAGCGCCTACCGCCCGTTGAACGCATCCTTCAAACGCGAGAACAAACCCTGCTGCCCCGGCTGACTGTGTCTGCCCGGAGGACGACCCCCGGACCCCCAGCAGAGCGCCTACCGCCCGTTGAACGCATCCTTCAAACGCGAGAACAAACCCTGCTGCCCCGGCTGACTGTGTCTGCCCGGAGGACGACCCCCGGACCCCCAGCAGAGCGCCTACCGCCCGTTGAACGCATCCTTCAAACGCGAGAACAAACCCTGCTGCCCCGGCTGGAACTGGCCGGTGGGCCGCTCCTCGCCGCGCAGCTTGGCCAGTTCGCGCAGGAGGCGCTCCTGCTCCGCGTCCAGCTTGCCCGGCGTCTGCACCTCGACGTGCACGATCAGGTCGCCCCGGCCGTTGCCCCGCAGATGGGTGACGCCCCGGCCGTGCAGCGGGATCGACTGACCGGACTGGGTGCCCGGACGGACGTCGATCTCCTCAAGGCCGTCGAGGGTCTGGAGCTGCACCTTGGTGCCGAGCGCCGCCGCCGTCATCGGGAGGGTGACCGTGCAGTGCAGGTCGTCGCCACGCCGCTGGAAGGTCTCGTGCGGCGTCTCGTGGATCTCGACGTACAGGTCGCCGGCGGGGCCGCCGCCGGGGCCGACCTCGCCCTCGCCCGCGAGCTGGATCCGGGTGCCGTTGTCGACACCGGCCGGGATCTTGACGGTGAGGGTGCGGCGGGAGCGGACCCGGCCGTCGCCCGCGCACTCGGGGCACGGGGTCGGGACGACGGTGCCGAAGCCCTGGCACTGCGGGCAGGGCCGCGAGGTCATGACCTGGCCCAGGAAGGACCGGGTGACCTGGGAGACCTCGCCACGACCGCGGCACATGTCACAGGTCTGCGCGGAGGTGCCGGGTGCGGCGCCCTCGCCCGAGCAGGTCGTACAGACGACCGCCGTGTCGACCTGGATGTCCTTGGTGGTGCCGAAGGCCGCCTCGTTGAGGTCGATCTCCAGACGGATCATGGCGTCCTGGCCGCGGCGGGTCCGCGAGCGCGGTCCGCGCTGCGAGGCCGTGCCGAAGAAGGCGTCCATGATGTCGGAGAAGTTGCCGAAGCCACCGGCCCCGAAGCCGCCCGCGCCGCCTCCGCCGGAGGCCGAGAGGGGGTCGCCGCCCAGGTCGTAGACCTGCTTCTTCTGCGGGTCCGAGAGGACCTCGTAGGCGGCGTTGATCTCCTTGAAGCGTTCCTGCGTCTTCGGATCGGGATTGACGTCCGGGTGCAGCTCGCGGGCGAGCCTCCGGAACGCCTTCTTGATCTCGTCCTGGGAAGCGTCGCGGCGCACGCCGAGTACGGCGTAGTAGTCCGTGGCCACTTACGACTCCGCCAGGATCTGTCCGACGTAACGTGCCACTGCGCGTACCGCTCCCATCGTTCCGGGGTAGTCCATGCGGGTCGGTCCGACCACGCCGAGTTTGGCGACTGCCTCGCCGCCCGAACCGTAGCCGACCGAGACGACGGACGTGGAGCTCAGCCCCTCGTGGGCGTTCTCGTGCCCGATGCGTACGGTCATGCCCGATTCCTTGGCCTCGCCCAGCAGCTTGAGGAGCACGACCTGCTCCTCGAGAGCTTCCAGGACGGGCCTGATCATCAGGGGAAAGTCGGGGCCGAAGCGGGTGAGATTGGAGGTGCCTCCGATCATCAGCCGCTCCTCGTGCTCCTCGACCAGGGTTTCGAGGAGGGTCGCGAGCACGGTCGAGACCGTGGCGCGGTCCTCGAGCTCCTCGAAGGACTCGGGGAGGTCCTGCACCAGCTGCGGCACGTCGGCGAACCGGCGACCGACGACCCGGCTGTTGAGCCGGGCCCGCAGGTCGGCGAGCGAGGTCTCGCCGAAGGGCGCGGGGCAGTCGACGACCCGCTGCTCGACACGTCCGGTGTCCGTGATGAGCACGAGCATCAGGCGGGCCGGGGCCAGCGAGAGCAGTTCCACGTGCCGGACGGTCGAACGCGTCAGCGAGGGGTACTGGACGACGGCGACCTGACGGGTCAGCTGCGCGAGCAGCCGGACCGTGCGCCCGACGACGTCGTCCAGGTCGACGGCTCCGTCGAGGAAGTTGTGGATGGCCCGCCGCTCGGGCGTCGACAGCGGCTTGACGCCGGCGAGCCGGTCGACGAAGAGCCGGTAGCCCTTGTCGGTCGGGATCCGGCCGGCGCTGGTGTGGGGCTGGGCGATGAACCCCTCCTCCTCCAGCACCGCCATGTCGTTGCGCACGGTGGCGGGTGACACGCCGAGCTTGTGGCGCTCGGTGAGCGCCTTGGAGCCGACGGGCTCCTCCGTCCCGACGTAGTCCTGGACGATGGCGCGCAGGACCTCGAGTCTGCGTTCGCTGAGCATCGTGCGCACCTCCAGCTGTCGTCGTCGTTCCGGTTGCTCCGCTTTTGGCACTCGACCTGTCCGAGTGCCAGCGATCCCCCGGTCAGTGTACGGCGGCGGGCGTCGCTCCTGGCAAGGTGGCGACGCCCCCACCGGTTAGCGTCGCCCCATGGACGTGGATTGGGAAGCGTACGGATGGGAGCGGCTCGCGGACGGGGTGGGCCGGCGGCGGCTGCCCGGCTGGGACGCCACGGTCGGACTGGTCCTGGGCGAGCGGGCGGTGCTGCTGTACGACACGGGCTCCTCGCTCGCGGAGGGCGCCGAGCTGCGGACGCAGATCGCGGGCCTCACGGGCGGCCGGAGAGTGACACACATCGCACTGAGCCACCCCCATTTCGACCATGTCTTCGGCACGGCGGCCTTCGCCGGGGCGGAGGTCTTCGGCGCGGTGGGTTCGGACGAGCTGATGGGCCGGGTGCGGGACCGGGAGGCGCTGGGCGAGGACGCGGTACGGCAGGGGGTCGGCGAGGCGGCGGCAGCGGAGGCGGTGGACTCCCTGGTGGCCCCGCGGCACACCGTCTCCGGCGAATGGACGCTCGACCTGGGCGGCCGGCAGGTCCTCCTGGCGAACGTCAGCCCCGGCCACACCGGCCACGACCTGGTGCTCCTGGTGCCCGGGGAGCGGGAGGTGGTCTTCTGCGGCGATCTGGTGGAGGAGTCGGGCGAGCCGCAGGCGGGCCCGGACGCGGTCCCGTCCCGCTGGCCGGACGCGCTGGACCGGCTGCTGCGGCTCGGCGGCGAGGACGCGGTGTACGTGCCGGGGCACGGGGCGGTGGTGGACGCCACGTTCGTACGGACCCAGCGCGGTGAACTGGCAACGCGCTTCGCGGTGTCGTAGCGTCCACCGAATGCGCAGCTACGACCCGGACCTGACGCCCTCGTGGAAGAAGCCGAAGCCCGTCCCGGAGATCCCGGCCGACCGCGATCTGGTCGTGGAGGAGGTCTCCACGGGCTTCTGCGGGGCGGTGATCCGCTGCGAGGCGGGCACGGTGACCCTGGAGGACCGCTTCGGCAAGCACCGGGTGTTCCCGCTGGAACCGCGCGGCTTCCTCCTGGAGGGCCGGGTGGTGACCCTGGTCCGCCCGTCCTCGTCGGCGCCGGTGCGCCCGTCCCGTACGGCCTCCGGCTCGGTGGCCGTCCCGGCGGCGCGGGCGCGGGTGGCGCGGGCGGGCCGGATCTACGTCGAGGGCCGCCACGACGCGGAGCTCGTCGAGCGGGTCTGGGGCGACGACCTGCGCGTCGAGGGCGTGGTCGTGGAGTACCTGGAGGGCGTCGACGACCTGCCGTCGATCGTCGCGGAGTTCGGCCCGGCGCCGGACGCCCGCCTCGGTGTCCTCGTCGACCACCTCGTCCCGGGCTCGAAGGAGTCGCGGATCGCCGCCCGGGTGACCTCTCCGGACGTGCTCGTCGTCGGCCACCCGTACATCGACGTCTGGGAGGCCGTGAAGCCCTCCTCGCTCGGCATCCCGGCCTGGCCCGCGGTCCCGCGCGGCCAGGACTGGAAGACCGGCGTGTGCCGGGCCCTCGGCTGGCCCTCGGACAACACCGGCGCGGTCTGGCAGGCGATCCTCAAGCGCGTGGAGTCCTACAAGGACCTGGAGCCGGAGCTGCTCGGCCGGGTGGAGGAGCTGATCGACTTCGTGACGGCGCCGTAGGAGCGCCGTCCCGGGACGGTGCGCCCGTTGTCCCGGGACAACGGAGCCGTGCCGGGACGCACGGGTCCGTGCCAGCGTGGCGGAACGATCACTCGCACCACCACGCCCCTGGAGGAAACCGTGTTCTCCCGCCCCGTGTTCAAGAGAGCGGCGCTGCTGACCTCGTCCGTCGCCGTCGCCGTGGTGAGCCTCGCCGGCACCGCGAGCGCCGCCCCCTCCGCCCCGTACGTCTCGTACGGAGACCAGGGCGACGGTGTGCGGTGCGTGCAGGCGGCCGTGAACTGGTCCCACACCTCGTCGGCACGGCTGGAGGAGGACGGCATCTGGGGCGATCGGACACAGTCCGGCGTGCTGGACTTCCAGCGCGCGAAGCTGGGCAGCTCCCAGGCGGACGGCGTCGTCGGCCCCGACACGGGC contains:
- the dnaJ gene encoding molecular chaperone DnaJ produces the protein MATDYYAVLGVRRDASQDEIKKAFRRLARELHPDVNPDPKTQERFKEINAAYEVLSDPQKKQVYDLGGDPLSASGGGGAGGFGAGGFGNFSDIMDAFFGTASQRGPRSRTRRGQDAMIRLEIDLNEAAFGTTKDIQVDTAVVCTTCSGEGAAPGTSAQTCDMCRGRGEVSQVTRSFLGQVMTSRPCPQCQGFGTVVPTPCPECAGDGRVRSRRTLTVKIPAGVDNGTRIQLAGEGEVGPGGGPAGDLYVEIHETPHETFQRRGDDLHCTVTLPMTAAALGTKVQLQTLDGLEEIDVRPGTQSGQSIPLHGRGVTHLRGNGRGDLIVHVEVQTPGKLDAEQERLLRELAKLRGEERPTGQFQPGQQGLFSRLKDAFNGR
- a CDS encoding DUF3097 domain-containing protein — its product is MRSYDPDLTPSWKKPKPVPEIPADRDLVVEEVSTGFCGAVIRCEAGTVTLEDRFGKHRVFPLEPRGFLLEGRVVTLVRPSSSAPVRPSRTASGSVAVPAARARVARAGRIYVEGRHDAELVERVWGDDLRVEGVVVEYLEGVDDLPSIVAEFGPAPDARLGVLVDHLVPGSKESRIAARVTSPDVLVVGHPYIDVWEAVKPSSLGIPAWPAVPRGQDWKTGVCRALGWPSDNTGAVWQAILKRVESYKDLEPELLGRVEELIDFVTAP
- the hrcA gene encoding heat-inducible transcriptional repressor HrcA, with translation MLSERRLEVLRAIVQDYVGTEEPVGSKALTERHKLGVSPATVRNDMAVLEEEGFIAQPHTSAGRIPTDKGYRLFVDRLAGVKPLSTPERRAIHNFLDGAVDLDDVVGRTVRLLAQLTRQVAVVQYPSLTRSTVRHVELLSLAPARLMLVLITDTGRVEQRVVDCPAPFGETSLADLRARLNSRVVGRRFADVPQLVQDLPESFEELEDRATVSTVLATLLETLVEEHEERLMIGGTSNLTRFGPDFPLMIRPVLEALEEQVVLLKLLGEAKESGMTVRIGHENAHEGLSSTSVVSVGYGSGGEAVAKLGVVGPTRMDYPGTMGAVRAVARYVGQILAES
- a CDS encoding histidine triad nucleotide-binding protein — translated: MAGEPQGDCLFCKIVAGDVPATLVRETETTVAFRDINPQAPTHVLVIPRLHYPDAASLAAAAPTVAADILREAGVVAAQDGVDDSGFRIVFNTGAGAGQTVFHAHAHVLGGRGLNWPPG
- a CDS encoding MBL fold metallo-hydrolase → MDVDWEAYGWERLADGVGRRRLPGWDATVGLVLGERAVLLYDTGSSLAEGAELRTQIAGLTGGRRVTHIALSHPHFDHVFGTAAFAGAEVFGAVGSDELMGRVRDREALGEDAVRQGVGEAAAAEAVDSLVAPRHTVSGEWTLDLGGRQVLLANVSPGHTGHDLVLLVPGEREVVFCGDLVEESGEPQAGPDAVPSRWPDALDRLLRLGGEDAVYVPGHGAVVDATFVRTQRGELATRFAVS
- a CDS encoding tetratricopeptide repeat protein, whose translation is MTAPTALRRAEALYDTGRYAQAGELVAQHLATEPEDAEALVLLARCHHRAEDHPAALDAVDRALRAEPELLMGWLMRVQILLGLRRFPEAEASARHAVELAPQFWGSHYALGTALAQFAEHARTPARTVAAYEAARTAVNLGPEEDAAHFLVGLTAQRRGDHATAQRAYETTLRLNPQSSEAHNNLSLLRLRRRWFRRGAWTQAAEGFVASAALDLQDRKARYNLEAMAWNTVAGARWVALLGFIASTFGAAAVRSGATGAEAVVPLVTGAVVLVGAWGGWVLWMGRRVPPRLRRPLFLVARSCRPVIAMATAVGLLGLYSVVSMALWSLGTGVVGGLGTPLFWAVIITYWVSRSALNRRAPKD
- a CDS encoding 16S rRNA (uracil(1498)-N(3))-methyltransferase; translation: MTAPVFVVDAVPGAGSFLLDGPEGRHAVSVKRLREGEELVLADGRGRWAACVVLTAEGKDQLTVRVDEVHEDPEEEPRITVVQALPKGDRGELAVETMTETGVDAIVPWAASRCITQWKGDRGLKALAKWRSTAREAGKQSRRSRFPEVTEVMTTKQVAAFLAEADFAAVLHEDRDHPSGALATAELPAKGSVVLIVGPEGGVSPEELAVFEAAGARPYRLGRSVLRTSTAGTAATALVLGRTGRWS
- a CDS encoding peptidoglycan-binding domain-containing protein, producing MFSRPVFKRAALLTSSVAVAVVSLAGTASAAPSAPYVSYGDQGDGVRCVQAAVNWSHTSSARLEEDGIWGDRTQSGVLDFQRAKLGSSQADGVVGPDTGDKMLAVLGQNPAMYEFCYDVLPSHY
- a CDS encoding nitronate monooxygenase codes for the protein MSTTALNDLSRFPIVQAPMAGGGSSPELVGAVCEAGALGFLAGGYKTAGGMYQEIKQVRALTSRPFGVNLFLPQSGRPADPAAVEVYRHQLAGEATWYDTPLGETDDSRDDGYDGKLAILLEDPVPVVSFTFGCPTPEALAAFARAGTYTIVTVTSAEEALAAQLAGADAVCVQGTEAGGHQGTFRDEPADDDAPGTGLLTLLTQVRESVALPILATGGIMRGAQIAAVLAAGADAAQLGTAFLCCPESGAHPLHKRALTDPLFTRTAFTRAFTGRPARGLVNRFLREHGPYAPAAYPEIHHLTAPLRKAAAAAGDAQGMALWAGQGHRLARELPAGRLVEVLAAELDTALSGQAHRSAS
- a CDS encoding ATP-binding protein encodes the protein MADESPLIRSLRAAVAAAPGDVPLRLHFAELLLAEGRADEAVAEAAVALQHAPGDADARALMMRAMGMPPAPAPAPEAPVRPEAPAIPPVQPEASTAQPPAFDWAAAEQQVQDVVGPRFLEDPQAADGEGAAGDAAAWDVDAPGSVRLADVGGMEEVKDRLEAAFLAPMRNPELRKLYGKSLRGGLLLYGPPGCGKTFIARAVAGELGANFLTVSLSDVLDMWIGASEKNIHDIFETARRQAPCVVFLDELDALGAKRSRSHHSGLRNVVNQLLTELDGIASGAGNEGVFVLAATNVPWDVDIALRRPGRLDRTLLVLPPDATARESILRYHLRERPIEAVDLGKLVKATEDFSGADLAHVCETAAEAALLDSARSGSVRLISTKDLLGAAKQIKPSTEPWFAAARNVAMFANEGGLYDDLLAHLKRKRKL